The nucleotide sequence GAATCGCCCGGCCGGCACGGGTGCGCATGCGAAGCCGGAAACCGTGCGTCTTGGCCCGGCGGCGGTTGTTCGGCTGGAAAGTACGCTTGCTCACGGTCGGCTCTCCTGGTCGGCGGCTCGCAGGCGCCCTGCGACGCCGATGATCTCTACGGTCACTGGCACTGGTTCGTGGG is from Pseudonocardia autotrophica and encodes:
- the rpmH gene encoding 50S ribosomal protein L34; protein product: MSKRTFQPNNRRRAKTHGFRLRMRTRAGRAILAARRRKGRTNVSA